One window from the genome of Rhodopseudomonas sp. P2A-2r encodes:
- a CDS encoding tripartite tricarboxylate transporter substrate-binding protein, translated as MKSRLLAAAFIVGLNISAATAQVFPDRQLTLIVPFPAGGPSDALGRSVAQAMAAHLKQSIVLENIGGASGTIGLTKLMKAPADGYTLGFGTIGTHVANVALFKKLPYDPVADFEPVGLAGMASTLLVARKDLPASSLQEFVAYARANREKLTYGSAGVGSISHYACVVLLSSLKLNITHVPYRGVAPAMNDLMGGHVDFMCDQTTTALPQVLGGTIKAIAVLGDQTLPQAPQVATAAAAGYPDVNLRSWNAIFVRKGTSAPIVQKLNEALRAAIADPDVARQMTAVGVELPQGANLEPGAVTALIARGLQQDVPVLRAKGEYLD; from the coding sequence ATGAAATCTCGCTTACTCGCGGCTGCCTTCATCGTTGGATTGAACATCTCTGCGGCGACGGCGCAGGTTTTCCCCGACAGGCAACTGACGTTGATCGTGCCGTTTCCCGCCGGTGGCCCGAGCGATGCGCTCGGACGAAGCGTGGCCCAGGCCATGGCCGCTCACCTCAAGCAATCCATCGTGCTGGAGAACATCGGTGGCGCCAGCGGCACCATCGGCCTGACCAAGCTGATGAAGGCCCCGGCGGATGGATACACGCTCGGCTTCGGGACCATCGGGACCCATGTGGCGAATGTCGCGCTGTTCAAGAAGCTGCCGTACGATCCGGTCGCCGACTTTGAACCTGTCGGTCTTGCGGGGATGGCGTCGACGCTTCTGGTGGCGCGAAAAGACCTGCCCGCGTCCAGCCTGCAGGAATTCGTCGCCTATGCCCGCGCCAATCGCGAGAAGCTCACTTATGGCAGTGCCGGCGTCGGATCGATTTCGCACTATGCCTGCGTCGTCCTGCTGTCGAGCCTGAAGCTGAACATCACCCACGTTCCCTATCGCGGCGTGGCGCCGGCGATGAACGATCTGATGGGCGGTCACGTCGACTTCATGTGCGACCAGACCACCACCGCGCTGCCGCAGGTGCTGGGCGGGACCATCAAGGCCATCGCCGTGCTCGGCGATCAGACCCTGCCTCAGGCGCCGCAGGTCGCCACTGCGGCGGCAGCGGGCTATCCCGACGTCAACCTGCGCTCGTGGAATGCGATCTTCGTGCGCAAGGGGACATCCGCACCCATCGTGCAAAAGTTGAACGAGGCGCTGCGTGCGGCCATTGCCGATCCGGATGTCGCCCGGCAAATGACCGCGGTCGGCGTCGAGCTGCCGCAGGGCGCCAATCTCGAACCCGGCGCGGTCACCGCATTGATCGCACGGGGCCTGCAGCAGGACGTGCCCGTGCTGCGCGCCAAGGGCGAATACCTGGATTGA
- a CDS encoding DSD1 family PLP-dependent enzyme has product MTFLLDIETPAAIVDVARMQRNIARMQDRMNAFGVSFRPHVKTTKCVAVADRQRAAGATGITVSTLREAEEFFAAGHDDILYAVCIAPHKLERAGRLRQQGCRLTILVDSIAIARAVVEAQTRCGPFDFLIEVDSDGHRSGVGPEDADLIEIARILDTGGATLRGVLTHAGNSYDLHDPASLQQLAEQERALSVRAAERLRAAGFPCPVVSVGSTPTALSARALDGVTEVRCGVYVFFDLFMTNVGVCAIDDIALSVLTTVIGHQPDKGWVIVDAGWMAMSRDRGTARQSQDYGYGLVCDAAGKPIEERLVMIAANQEHGILAAPDAAAMSVANRFPIGTRLRILPNHACATGAQFSQYHAVGDAAPATWKRFNGW; this is encoded by the coding sequence ATGACATTTCTCCTCGATATCGAAACGCCGGCCGCCATCGTCGACGTCGCCCGCATGCAGCGCAACATCGCCCGCATGCAGGACCGCATGAATGCTTTCGGCGTCAGCTTCCGTCCGCATGTGAAAACGACGAAATGCGTCGCCGTCGCCGACAGGCAGCGCGCCGCGGGCGCGACCGGCATCACCGTCTCGACCTTGCGCGAAGCCGAAGAGTTCTTTGCCGCCGGCCACGACGACATCCTCTATGCGGTGTGCATCGCGCCGCATAAACTCGAGCGGGCAGGGCGGTTGCGCCAGCAGGGGTGCCGTCTCACCATTCTCGTCGACTCGATCGCGATCGCTCGAGCCGTCGTCGAAGCGCAAACACGTTGCGGACCTTTTGACTTTTTGATCGAGGTCGACAGCGACGGGCACCGCTCCGGGGTCGGTCCGGAGGATGCCGATCTGATCGAGATCGCCCGCATCCTTGACACCGGCGGTGCCACGCTTCGCGGCGTGCTGACCCATGCCGGCAACTCCTACGATCTGCACGATCCCGCTTCTCTGCAGCAACTGGCGGAGCAGGAGCGCGCCTTGAGCGTTCGTGCGGCGGAGCGGCTTCGTGCCGCCGGTTTTCCCTGTCCCGTCGTCAGCGTCGGATCGACCCCGACCGCGCTGTCGGCCCGCGCGCTGGACGGCGTGACGGAAGTGCGCTGCGGCGTCTATGTGTTCTTCGACCTGTTCATGACGAATGTCGGCGTCTGCGCGATCGACGATATCGCTTTGTCCGTGCTGACGACGGTGATCGGCCATCAGCCGGACAAGGGCTGGGTCATCGTGGATGCCGGATGGATGGCCATGAGCCGGGACCGCGGCACGGCCCGCCAGTCGCAGGATTATGGATACGGACTCGTATGCGATGCGGCGGGCAAGCCGATCGAGGAACGCCTGGTGATGATCGCCGCGAACCAGGAACACGGGATCCTGGCCGCGCCGGATGCCGCCGCCATGTCCGTTGCCAATCGCTTTCCGATCGGCACGCGGCTTCGCATCCTTCCAAACCACGCCTGCGCCACCGGCGCGCAGTTCTCTCAGTACCATGCTGTCGGCGATGCCGCCCCGGCCACCTGGAAGCGCTTCAATGGCTGGTGA
- a CDS encoding RidA family protein: MSTLHGLAAPGGHYRHAMRAGDLVFVSGQLPIASDGTRLSDRNFETQARQALANVAAALASAGTGIDALVQVRVYITDINDWPAFDRIYAGWAGAVRPARAVVPVPALHYGFRIEIEAVASVVLLPD, from the coding sequence GTGAGCACGCTTCACGGATTGGCGGCTCCTGGAGGGCACTATCGCCATGCCATGCGCGCCGGCGACCTGGTGTTCGTGTCCGGGCAATTGCCCATAGCATCCGACGGCACAAGGCTGTCGGACCGGAATTTCGAGACGCAGGCGCGTCAGGCGCTGGCCAATGTCGCAGCCGCGCTGGCATCGGCAGGCACCGGGATCGATGCGCTCGTTCAGGTTCGCGTTTACATCACCGACATCAACGACTGGCCCGCCTTCGACCGGATTTATGCCGGATGGGCCGGCGCGGTCAGGCCGGCCCGCGCGGTTGTTCCCGTGCCCGCGCTTCACTACGGTTTCCGGATCGAGATCGAAGCCGTGGCGAGCGTGGTGTTATTGCCGGATTGA